TAAGGCCAATTCGAAATgcaattccgaaaaaaaaaattacgcgttCGAATACAACAAGGTTACTGTTAAAAACGTGGGAATAAAACTATTAAAGAAAGTTACACGTTCGCTGCAGACACGAAGCACTAGGCTGAGTGCTAGTAATAGCTGTGGTCAAGTTCGCTTCACTGTTGCTCGTGTCCTGTGTGAGACTGGCACGTGCTCTTCACTACCGAAGTGCTTGACTGCTTGCGCAAGTTGTCTTGCTCCCGGGatgtcggtggtggtggcggtaTGTTTTCCTGTTCTTTTGGTGTCGGTGGTTGAACAGGTGGCGGTACGTCTTTTTGTTCTTTGGGCGTCGGTGGTTGAACAGGTGGCGGCACGTCTTTCTGTACTTTGGGTGCCAGGGACTGAACAAGTGGTGGTATGTTTTCTTGTGCTTTGGATGTCGGTGGTTGAACAAGTGGtggtatattttcttgtgctttGGATGTCGGTGGTTGAACAGGTGGtggtatattttcttgtgctttGGATGTCGGTGGTTGAACAGGTGGTGGTATGCCTTTCTGTTCTTTGGATGTTGGTTGACAATCAAGCGGTGGTACGTCCTCCTGTTGACTGGATGTGCGACTCGAGAAACCACGCTGGCGGAAGTACGGCTCGCACGAGGCGTCGTATTCGCTGGACGCGACAGTGGCCGTTGGGCGCGCTGTCGGCGGGGCCGCGTTGTAGCCGCCGAAGCCGCTCGGTTCGGTAGCGAGGTCAGTGCACATGACGCTCTGCACCACCACAACTCCCACGCAGTCGCCGGCTATGTTCATCAGGGATAACAGAGGGTCGCTGCACACACGGGGGTAGTAAAGTAAGCATATACTCTATGGCTCCTCGCATTCTTCCAGATTTAATTTTGGCCCACAGCAACGATATTGCTTAATAATGTGCGTATTTTCTCCATTTAATCGTTTTTGCTCGCTGCTCTCCTGTCAGCAACGCTATGACATTACTGAGGCGCACATCACGTTGCTGGCGGGCGCACAGCGGTAAATAGTGGAAATGCACTTAAGCTTGACAACGGTCAGTGACGACTACAGCTGCGCCATAACATTATGCTCAAAGCACGCACCACCCTTAGGCGCTAACGCACGAAATATTCTTCGTGACAATCATAGGGACAGAGAATTTATTAAGTTATATATGCAGCTTGCGATGAAAAAGCATTCTCCACCATAGTCTAGGTGTGGCACTGAAGCAAAGGGTTAACATGTTTTGGTAAGTTCAGAACCATTTAATATTTTGGTGGCATTTGTTTCTCTTAATGGTGTACATGAACAAAGACCTCGTTTCATTGAATCATCAGCAAGATATATTGGTGAAAGTAGCACAAAGAAGCTATCATTACTTAGCATATGAATTTCTGGTCGTGAACGTTTGCTCCACACTCACAGTAAAATGGCGGCGAGGTCGAATGGAACACCTTTGGGTTCCATGATGGGAAGGCTGTTGATGACCACGTGAGAGATGAGATTTGCCTGTTTGATACTGGTGCCGTAAGCCATAATACCAGCCAGGCTTGCGGTCAACCTgttcattgaaaagaaaaaaaaacaaatatgcgAAATGGTGCGGAACGCTCACGAAAAGTAACAGCATGAAACTAAAAATTTAAATTAAACtgttgggttttacgtgccaaagcacATTATGATTATgaagtagtgggggactccggatttttTTTGACCATCTGTGCttcgttaacgtgcaccaaaGTCTAAGTATGCgagcgtttttttgcatttcgcaccgcatcgaaattgcggccgccgcggccgggatcgaaccggcgACCTGAGTTCAGTATAGCGCAACACCGTAGCCAGTGGGCTACCATGGTGGGTCGAGTGCGCAACTGCTACAACGAATTCGTGCCACAGTTTTTATATGCGAGACATCACGCATGAACTGATTAACCATAAAATGTGTCTACGCGGGCAATATATACCCAACCTTAATTACATCTGGATGGCGTTAAGGCTGCATTCTGTAGGCTGATTGAGTAGGCTGGCTCCCTCTTGACCTTTCACGAAAATAcaaagcattcattcattcaagtgACTTGAAATTACGTTAAGAAttgaattctagggttttacgtgccaaaaccacgatttgattatgacgcacgcccagtggcgtagccagaaatattgttcgggaaaggggggggggggggggctaaggtTGCAGCGCGGTTCCTTATAATTCCACGGTTCTGTTATTTCCTTATAGCATTTGTCGAGGGAtaaaatacatgaataataactgcattccCAATGCCATTGTgcattagatgctgcaaacgaattattgaacgctacgcactgtcaagtaaaatatgtattttctcATAACAGAATATactcgtatgtcccaaaaattgaggcagaaataactgatagcaatgctgccgcgttttttggTCTATTGAATAAGTAAAGAatatatcacacgaactttagaactatcagttcgaaaccagcaaggcagtgcatgcagctgatatgaaacaCGTAAGGGCCATGatatgaataagttgaggacaaatattttgatgaatctttgtcattcaagaaccttgtttacatttttgcacatatgcaacggcctgGAAAAAACCTCAATTACACTGCCGTTAGTTGCAATGGTTTGCGCAGCAGCAGTTACCGGtggtgtattgtgagtaattgaaccGAAATTATAGCCGCAACAGTGAGTACTtataaaagcaggagttctgcaaaatatacattagaaatgcgaatcTAGAATGGCACATACAAATGCCaaatacaactcgctaaagggcaaaaaagagtccctggaaacaaagttcactgcttgtatacacaaaacctcgcaacaagatatttaagtatacgtttaagtctccaataaatctgcgtatttaagcaaacgtcactgtatacatgtataatgcgtcaaacaaaacaaataaacatgttgcacagtcacagatagtaaactttgcgcacaaaACGACAGAttatctaggcaagaacaaaactatgatcgcagaaatcgtgattgTACTCGGGTTATGCGGCGGTcacgacagcgccatatgggtagaataatagaggaataatacaGAAAttagtacgaaaatgtgtaatttaacagcctgcacagcggcaacaattattctgcacccaaaattaaaggaggctattgctttgtttcaaaaaagaaataaaagcaggtagctaaaaggGATATAAAAGGACacacgaaagccacagatgatgcggcaagttgaactacccattatccgagtgtgtttttggcaaacgccgcgtgtgccggacttccaatgagcaaggtcggtcaaaattggttattgatgtcctcgtaattttcgtattcacatgataattgtgatgctaactgctagaataaatggCTACAATTTCTGCGAtattaaaagctaatgaacaggcATAccttttcataattacgagtttatggacctgaaggaacagagccttttaattgcattgatttttgctgcttcgctatctaaaggacaaacttcactcggtggggaagtttagcgaagtggtcaatgacttcgcaCACGTTGATGCTGACGTCTCTGTGGCCGTATAGAAACGCCaccctaaccatgcgttcctcagacattgtagagtgcAAATAGTTTTTTAGTAATTTGATGttcaaaaatattctctctgcgccgGCAGTGGtaactggaagggtgactagaatctgcagcagtttgtacacatttacatcgAACCTGCAATCGCAATGATAGAGGGCATCTACTCCGGTGCAAAagcctaaaaacactccttcacTCCTTCGATTttgttggcatccttgtttagctACTTTGCACAAACAGCAAGCTGTTCGTTTCCAGTAATATCCATCGTTTCCGGCGGGAAGTATGGAGAAACAGCCTGCAGTGTTTGCTTTTgccatctaggctttctttgataatttccccacaaatttctataatttggttttgtacatatgggcttaaatacgaggcattactggggcaactttccaaatggttcttcagatatgtatctccacaatcagctcgcatgcgaggaAGCGCTCTTAAAATATCAGTATTTTGAGtgggggcattgcttaaatccataggaccactgtccctatggccacagAGACCTAGgcgaccttgtcgcccgcaaaaaggaactgcctcaataataggccgttaactttcttctgttctCTGTTATTTTACTTTACCTgcgctggtccagctgatcgatcacattgggtgcgcttcctgaaaacgTTTCGAGAAAATTATCAGTTGGCAGCTGACAGTCATGgcgatatttagtattttcgtgtgtgtggaagattgcgagcgcgtgcttccatttctggaacggcttggacacgagggctccagtgcgcgcaagttggcccaagtttataagagcattaaccccataaagttccagaattgaaaatctttaaagcatgcctttcgaaatgtcagtgcacctttcgcgtcataagtttgaGAACTtgatacccataaagtttcgtaattgaaatccatgcgctccgtagattccgcggatgctgcgagatgccgcaacgcgcccgctcgctatcgaaaagcccgtgaaagtttgtgctcggatggagctccttgcgttacgtgactccaggtgcaagggcgttgccccgaaatccagcccgagttggcaatgttcgtgccgaaatgtcttttcaagcataaaaagacattgtagacagaatccagcatgattcccggcgtcggtggtagttttggtcggcggtgcatgccagcgcgaaaaaaatttcgggggggggggggggaggggctgaagccctaTCACCCCCTCCTGGCTAGGCCCCTGGGCACGCCGTAGTTAAATTTTGACCGCCAAagaatctttaacgtgcccccaatgcacgggacatgggcgttttagCATTTTAGTCtggtcggaatgcggccgccgcagtcgggatttgatccctcgacctcgtgcttataaGCGCAACacaatagccgctaagccaccgtggcgggtaaatTACGTTAAGGATTGCGTTTATACTAGTAATAGCATCATTGGAAAACAGCGCTTCAGAGGTTCAGAAGACACAAAACAGGAACTATCGTTTAAGTTCGTTTTACCGTTGTGTGTCTAGTAAACATTTGCAGCGCAGTTTCCGAGTAGTAACTTGAAAAACAAAGCCGCAACGAGAAGCTCGTGCTTCCACTCTGTGGTGTAGACATAACAGAAACGTTGTAACACTGACTATTATAATATAACGTTAGTGATGGGAATTTACTGATGGGAACGTGTTGATGGGGAAGTGTTGGGAATTTAACGCATCATAGGGTGAACTTTGCGTCGCGCAAGAAAAGCAACATTCAACcacagcgatagcggcgagcGTAGTCGTTAATCCTCGAATGTGATTTAAACATGCCTCAGCGTACATTCCACATCACTCGCTGCTGCTCGCGTGCATTCGAGAGTGTAGCAGATTAGTTCTGCAGAATCCCGCGAGGTGAAGGAAGGTttgtgaaaggaaaaaaattgtcatccgccCGAGAGTAGCGGGAAGCGACGAAGGGGTTTACTTCATTTgtttcgtgctacattcgggtggatgacagttTTTCCCTACGACACGCACTGCATCTACACCCTTGCAACTTTTTAAcgatatcgcgcgagcgtcgaccagACGGCGTGCCTTGTAGCAGCGAGGGACGGCGGGATTCGCAACTTTATGTGCGGCCGTGTAAGACTGGCGATGCATCGTGATAATGCATCGCCAGTGACTCACATGCTCGGGCATGGGCTACATTGGAGAAAAAAACTATGTTGCAGGGAGAAATGAATAACGAGTGATTCGTACATTACAAACTTAAAAGCTGAGCGTGTTGTATAGTGCACTCTAAGACAGATGATTGAAATTTACGTCACGTGATTTGTTAACTACAGTTAGACTGCTGTGGGCTTCATTCTTTACAACTTTGCAAAAGCGTTTAGGGTAGGTTTTAGTAAGGTGACTCGCGGGCCTGCTTTTCCTAAGGGACTTGAAAATTTATATTTAATCACAGAACAAACATTTTCATAAGTTCAACGTTTAAACGAATGCGCAGTTTATCTTCAAAGGATTCCATCATACAAAATATTTGCGCTATTTGTGGAGTTTAGCATGGGATTCACTGCGTTGGCTATGCAACACAACTGTACAAAAACAGTCTTGTTCAATAGGCGGTAGTTGACTTTGTTGCAATGTTATCCCAATAAACGATTACAGTACGTGCACATGTGCAAATGGCCAGATTTCACCTCGCCTACGCAATAAAGTAGGTATACCGCAAGGGAGTGTTCTGAGATCACGTTTGTTTGATGTTTATACTAATGATATTGTCACCgacggcgatcctgtggtcggtgcttgaacgatggcgacgacgacggtggggCTGTCTGGTGTGCGCGCGCCAGCCTTAGCACTGCTGCAGCGATGTACGCCTTCCTTTGTTAATATATGCTCTCTATATAGATTCTctccgtaacatctttggtggaagtgcggggtagtctacacaaaatctCCAGATATTGTcctttttcacaagtacgacAGGTGAGGCCCAAAGAATGCATGGGGGCTCAATTATgtctttgcccagcattttctccacttcctgttttatgacagcacgctccggagctgacacacggtaaggccgtcggtgaatggGACTCGCATCGGCAGTAGTTATGaaatgggtgacgacggaagtctcgcccagaggacggtcgccaaagtcaaggATATCCTGGTAGTAAACctgcacgcggcgaagggcagcggagtGTGCCGGAGCGGGGTCTACTGATATCATGCGTgtgaagtggtcgcaggacgaacctgactgcgatgacggtgGTGGGAAACCCGGTGGAAGTGCCGTGGTAAGGGCAGAACCCGTGTGgtcggccaatggggtcagatgcacgagtgatatgccgcgacgAAGAAGTTACGTCGAAAAGCCAAAATTGATGATGGGCAAAGAGGTTCGGTTGTTTGTAAATGTCACCGCCCTTTAGGGAAGCGCGACGTTGTCGATCTCAGGAATAGGGGAGGCAATGTAGTCGCCATGAGGTAGGGGTGGAAAGCgtgaaagctggacgtatatgctcctgagacccgaacacaacatTGTGATATAATCGCTCGTCAAGGTGGTTTTATTACTACTGTTATGCTATGAACTTGAAAAACTATTCTTAAAATTTAAATACCAGTGTTAGATGCCAAAAAcggcgtctccatgtacgtgaacatctcctcatgtttgctatattaaaaactgcatttcattgcttaaacgcagagatcaACGCAATGTACAACGCAATGCTTAAacgcaatgtactacacgtactactacgtgtagtacattctCATGTTGCaggcgcgtccggtattttcacacaATCTCAGTCATTTCAAAACACACCTCAAGTTCGCTTTCGGCCGTCTGGCACGACGCAGATGTCTAAATCAATTAAGTGTCAAATTCCTCGAGAGTGGATGAAAGAATATGAGTAAACAACTTCTTCATAGATACACATGCATCTACTTCATACTCAGAATGGACATTTTGAGTGATCTCTTGCCAGTAGAGATGCGTCGCTCATGGAGCGAGCCGGATTtcgtgagcggctctttttaaagagcgagtgagccgtggttcagtaaaaatgagcggtggttcttttggagaaagggagccggttctctcgctttcagagagccgtgccgatgcgttccgtcagagccgggtcttctgctgggtgcgacttccgcgccatctattagcggtccgagaaagcaactgccctcccgcccttcctcgcaagagtcgccttcaccacctcgccttcggctgaatcACGAAACAACCACctctcacttactgaaccacggtaTGAGGTTGGCGTTCCTCATAACATTGTGACTATCACCGACAACCACATATCTTTCCTGTTTTAAACTTTGGTTTACGTATacaagctatgccgaaaggcatgtCGCTCGGCAACGCTTCTCCGATCGACGATACCACCATCTCTCTTTTAGATGTTCCGTGCCTGTCTGTAGCCACCTGCTGTCCGATCAGCTCCGCAACCACCGATCCCGGCGTATTTTCAAACATGATCACTCATGACCTGCTTCCCGAACAGGCTGCGGATCTCTGTCGTGTCCTGCTGTCTTATCGCGACGTCTTTCACTTCGAGGATCGCCCGCGGATCGCCGAGGGCGATCGCCCGGTCCCAACGGAAGTCGCCCAACTTCCGTTGGGACTGATAACATTGACACCGGTTATGCTAGTCCTATCCGCCGACGTCCTTATCGCATGTCTCACGCTGAACACCACGTTATCCAAGCTGAAGTAGGCAAGTTCTAACCGATAGTGTAACTAGGTCCTCTTCGAGTTCTTGGGAATCGCCGGTTGTGTTGGACAAAAAGAAGGATGGATCTTGTTCACTCGATTACCGTGAACCGAACTAGATCATGGAAAAATTCAGCGACGATTACGATctgcctaatgcgaaatttgagcgaatctttatacgtgttttcatttcgcgatatattagctggcgcggacaatcggtctcgtgcggcacattgcaagcGTTTCGAAGTGTgccgcgactgcctcactaatctggaAATCGCGAGAGCTAGCCCGTGGGTCCAGCGCgtaggtgacgcgtgggcgctattcacagtagccgccgccgacagacctcccagacgacgcgcgcactctctggCGCAGTAGTAGCCATCGTCGCTGCACTAcccttttcttctcacgctttcggcatagcctcctccgctttccgcctcatggttctgctgcacTCTCCCCTTCGCTCTCCTCCTCGCGCTTCTTcactctcgccgcttttttttcATCCCCGGATGCGCGCcgcgttcactcggttacgccgggaacgccgacgctcgccccTGGAATGGGCGTCCAcgagctgcactctaaaatgtTGTGTGCCCACTCCCACGAATTGATGGCACTCTCGATTGCCTTCGCGGTTCGAAATACTTCTCTTCAATTGACCTCCAATCCGATTATTCGGTTTCGAGTTCATCAATCCGATTTCGGTTGATGAACtcgaccgtgagaagaccgctttcgtcacaccggacggcgTTTACCattttaaggttatgcctttaaGACTTTGTgatgccccagcaactttcgaaagaatgatggactctttccatcggggctataagtggtccaCCGCCTATGTTATCTGGACGATGTCATCATATTTTAccctacgtttgagagccacctcagTCGCTTGGCCGCTATTCTTGAAGTTTTTAGGGAGGCCGGTCTTCAACAAAACTCTTCTAAGTGCCATTGGACACCGCGAAGTCAGAGTTCTTggccaccttgtcagtgctgATGGTATATATCCTGATCCTGATAAGACTCACGCAGTCAAGAACTTTCCTGTACTCTGCTCAGCAAAAGATGTGCGCAGATTCGTGGGCTTATGCTCCTTTGATCACCAACTCAAGTTGGCacagacgccagtggccatggcattggtgctgtccTGACCCAACAGCAAAACGGAGACGAGCGCGTCATTGCCTACGTCAGTCACTTCTTGTCCCCTCCGGAGCGAAATTTTTATATCACCGAGAGcaagtgcctcgctcttgtgtgggTAGTGGCtcaatttcgcccttacttgtttGGCCACCCATTTTCTGTGATCACGGACAACCATGCCCTGTTCTGGCTCTCGTCACTGAAAGACCGTACTAGTCTCCTCGGTAGCCGGGCCCTCAGACTCCAGGAGTATTGTTTCGTTGTGATGTCCAAGTCCGGCCACTCACATctggacgccgactgcttgtctcgtcacTCCTTCGATCCTCCTGTTAACGACGAACAGGATGCCAAAATTTCCGTTCTGGTCATTTCTGACTTTCGTGACATCGTTACTAAGCAGCGAAAGGCCGACTCTCTACGGTCGATCATCGGGCGCTTGACTTCTGGCCAATCAGATCGCTCAGTCAGAATGTTTGTGCTCCATGACGACATTCTTTATCGACGCAACGGCAGCTCTGATGAAACATATTTACTGCTAGTTGTCCCCCGTCGCCTCCGTTCTACAGTGTTCTTGCCGAGTTCCACGACGAACCCACTGCCGGACACCTTGGCACATCCCGCACTTAGAGTGTGACGTCGCTTCTTGTGGCCAGGGCTGTACCGCTCAGTGCGATGTTACGTTGCGGCTTGCGACCTCTGGCAGCTGCGAAAGATGCCGTGTGCGCAACCTGCTggccaccttaatccaatcaatGTTCCGACGGAGCGTTTTTTCCGTGTCGGCATCGACCTTCTAGgcctctttcttttattttattgtattttGTTCAGGGACTCTTATAGCCTGAATTTTATTGCCCTGAAAAGATCATTCCAATCGCAGTTACAATGCTTTTATGCCGGAGACAAGAACATCTAAAATTATTCTCACACAATTTGCTACGCCGAGTGAAATCTGTAGACTCCTTAAAAAAATGTTACACGGGCATATAGCACAAAATAAGGCCTTTATATGCGCTGTGTTCACACTGAACAAAGTGAGACTTGGCAGGTGAACCATCTCGCTCCCTATCGCAGTTTACAAAACAGTGTATTGCAGTGATGGCGACTTCAATTAATGCAGTGTCTCTGTGCGTTCACCCTCGCGTGAAGCATTATGcgcaaagcgttttttttttttttagtcagaGATGCTGACACGCGACACATTTTTTGCTGGATGAAAACACATGACATCATAATCAGCAGTGCTTTCGCTTaagcgtcccccccccctcccccaggaTTTATGAGCTCACATTCGGTATTTTTAAAATCGCGACAACCTGCTAGGAggggttattttttttctcgatttTTTAAGCTGTGTAACACTGACCACATCGTATATGCATTTTTAGTCATCATTACGCGCGGCACTGCAAGTTCAAACCTTATTTTACTTCTTTTTAACTACAATATTAATATGTGGGATTCTATGTTTTCTTACTTATGCACTGCAATTAGTTTAGTGCACGACGctagattttttttattgttgtagCCATAGTTTATTATTGTTCCAATATCTTTGTGCATAATTACACCGACAACTATTCCTCACTATTTACTATAGTGTCACTATATACTGCGCTGGCCTTGGAATGTGAGGGCTTCTGGGCCCATCAAGCTATTGTCTTAGCTTTTAGACCAGAATGACCGCCTAGTTCTTGTTTTCTCGAAAATAAAAGTTAATTTTTGTTGGTCTATACCACTCTATACGAGCCCTATTTATTCTCATCTGATTGCGGTCTTTCTATTGGCAACATTAAGACTACATTAATGTTTATCTATAAACACCACGTGTTGGAGATTGCGGAATAGAAAACGCATTGAGCTGAATTGGTTATGGTGGAGACTAAGCAAGAAAGCTACTTTATGCGTTCCTTATACAGACTCCCTGGGAACACCAAAAATTATCTTTAGAAGAACTGGATGACCTACTCAGGAATGTGCAGAATAAAAACCTCCTCTTAGTTGATGACTTCAACATGGATACTTTGGCTTTTAGCAAACTGGCTGTTAGTGCCTATATAAATTTGATTGGAGGTTATGGGTTAAATCGGATAGTAAACCTGAGATAAATGGagaggaatttttttttcagtcgttAATAAATAATCTTGTGACACCTTCGGGGCGATACAGCATTTGCGGTGTGATAAGACAAAACGTGGCAGGCTAATATTCCGTTGCCATAACCTTAGAAAAGTGACATGTAACGAAGCGGGGATATGAAGAAAGCCTTGTTTATAAAGCCAACAAATAGTGTCCTTGTTGATCAATTCGTCAAGCCTATGGCTGCAGTAATTTGATACTATACGGTTCCGTATGTATATACGACAAATTAGTTAATCAGTTTGATTAATATGTTCAAAGGCAGCATTGCAGAAGCTGTTCAGGCAAATAAATGGCAGGAATAAATAGATACATAAGGAAATAATGTAACTAAAGTAATAGCTTTTGGAAACAGGGCCATAGAAATTCAAAGAAGAAGTCCTTAAAAGAATAATATAGAATGCTGCGTCAT
This genomic stretch from Dermacentor silvarum isolate Dsil-2018 chromosome 2, BIME_Dsil_1.4, whole genome shotgun sequence harbors:
- the LOC119439917 gene encoding excitatory amino acid transporter 4-like encodes the protein MAWMFRAPDITELYGHLSSFMWVFLLTFVLQLFVVLPCIYCCVVGVDGGKFIRRVLNAMFIPLTTTSSLASVPLTIAYLESSELLDIRLVRLLVPVFACMRKDASGAVRLSAALSVAQAQHAQLTVGQSIFLVLTASLAGIMAYGTSIKQANLISHVVINSLPIMEPKGVPFDLAAILLDPLLSLMNIAGDCVGVVVVQSVMCTDLATEPSGFGGYNAAPPTARPTATVASSEYDASCEPYFRQRGFSSRTSSQQEDVPPLDCQPTSKEQKGIPPPVQPPTSKAQENIPPPVQPPTSKAQENIPPLVQPPTSKAQENIPPLVQSLAPKVQKDVPPPVQPPTPKEQKDVPPPVQPPTPKEQENIPPPPPTSREQDNLRKQSSTSVVKSTCQSHTGHEQQ